The following coding sequences lie in one Mesorhizobium sp. DCY119 genomic window:
- a CDS encoding sugar ABC transporter ATP-binding protein, whose product MEPVNQPLWDIDSVSKAYPGVLANDQVSLRLMRGRIHGLLGENGCGKSTLIRMLSGVERSDSGVIRVEGRPVTIASPTDARALGVATVFQEFSLISSLTVAENVYLGRWPRRRGGFVDWQAMRDGAQDVLARLRISIDPEAVTGTLSVAQQQLVEIAKAVAVEASLIILDEPTTALGLDEIAQLHRLLRRMRDAGHAILYVSHRLDEVTALVDEVTILRGGRVVSAAGQTDIRVDAIVTAMIGASVKDHYPKTRNATAEPLLDVRGLTSPNGSRDVTFTLHRGEVLGLGGVLGSGRTEIARALFGLDPISAGELRLDGARLPIRGTADAIAAGLALVSENRKTDGLFFNFDAHMNMSSASLKKLARFIFLDLGHETRETTRFAKELELSKGAGGKSVRFLSGGNQQKAVIGRWLMSHARVLILDEPTQGIDIGAKLAVYRLMNALTAQGCAILLISSDHDELLAMSDRVAVVRNGTITAICAPQDLNHADLVRAATAEAPSGTRTAS is encoded by the coding sequence TTGGAACCCGTCAACCAGCCTCTATGGGACATCGACAGCGTGTCGAAAGCGTATCCCGGCGTGCTGGCGAACGACCAGGTGTCGCTTCGCCTGATGCGTGGCCGCATCCACGGTCTTCTGGGAGAAAACGGCTGCGGCAAGTCCACGCTGATCCGCATGCTCTCCGGGGTGGAGCGCTCGGATTCGGGCGTAATCCGCGTCGAGGGCCGCCCCGTCACCATCGCCAGTCCGACTGACGCCCGCGCCCTGGGCGTAGCGACCGTGTTCCAGGAATTCTCTCTCATATCCAGCCTGACGGTGGCTGAAAACGTCTATTTGGGGCGCTGGCCCCGGCGGCGGGGCGGTTTCGTCGACTGGCAGGCCATGCGCGACGGCGCGCAGGACGTTCTCGCGCGCCTTCGTATCTCCATCGACCCGGAGGCTGTGACCGGCACGCTCTCGGTGGCTCAGCAGCAGCTTGTGGAGATCGCCAAGGCCGTTGCAGTCGAGGCCAGCCTGATCATCCTCGATGAACCGACCACCGCTCTTGGCCTCGACGAAATCGCTCAACTGCATAGGCTTCTTCGCCGGATGCGCGACGCGGGCCACGCGATCCTTTACGTCTCGCACCGCCTCGACGAAGTGACGGCCCTCGTGGACGAAGTGACGATCCTGCGCGGCGGCCGCGTGGTGAGCGCGGCCGGTCAGACCGACATACGGGTGGATGCAATCGTCACCGCGATGATTGGCGCCAGTGTGAAGGACCACTACCCCAAGACCCGCAACGCCACCGCCGAACCGCTACTGGATGTACGGGGCCTGACTAGCCCGAATGGCAGCCGCGACGTAACCTTTACCTTGCACCGGGGCGAGGTGCTGGGCCTTGGCGGCGTGCTCGGCTCCGGCCGGACAGAGATCGCCCGCGCGCTGTTCGGGCTGGACCCGATCAGTGCGGGGGAACTGCGGCTGGACGGCGCCCGCTTGCCAATACGAGGGACCGCCGACGCGATTGCGGCGGGTCTCGCGCTCGTCAGCGAGAACCGCAAGACCGATGGCCTGTTCTTCAATTTCGACGCTCACATGAACATGTCGAGCGCGAGCCTGAAGAAACTGGCGCGGTTCATCTTCCTCGACCTTGGCCATGAAACGCGCGAGACCACGCGGTTTGCCAAGGAACTGGAACTGTCGAAAGGCGCCGGGGGAAAATCGGTCCGCTTCCTCTCGGGGGGAAACCAGCAGAAGGCGGTGATAGGCCGCTGGCTGATGTCGCATGCGCGGGTGCTGATCCTGGATGAACCGACGCAGGGCATCGACATCGGGGCGAAGCTGGCTGTCTACCGGCTGATGAATGCCCTGACCGCGCAAGGCTGCGCGATCCTCCTGATCAGTTCCGACCACGACGAACTTCTGGCCATGAGCGACCGCGTTGCCGTGGTCCGCAACGGCACGATAACCGCAATCTGCGCGCCACAGGATTTGAACCATGCCGATCTGGTTCGCGCCGCCACGGCCGAAGCGCCCAGCGGCACAAGGACAGCCTCATGA
- a CDS encoding sugar ABC transporter substrate-binding protein, giving the protein MRSIIQGAAALALAALFGQTATAQDYPAPVPLADGAQAKIESIVKAEGPLRIAYMPPATEFAYYIAIGEGIKSVAAKKGVEVFMLAPQSGADINGQMGMIQDVLTQDVDAIIFGTHDEGAAAPLLKQAIDKGIAVVMINSDIPNFPTPIDGVIGYAQRKGTHKIADWATSKVGDAQVKVGIIEGQPGYHSTERVGGFKDGIDGKANLEIVSSIDGKWNVEGGNTAAMDMLQAHPEIGLIFAANDNMAIGASYAAKALGRTDLLILGNDGDTAGLEAIAENTVSATVNTVPFVMGQVALNVTLDALDHKFPGGWVEIPTEIVDKDTVVPVLQAPEKLYPQPSKKY; this is encoded by the coding sequence ATGAGAAGCATCATTCAGGGCGCCGCGGCGCTGGCTTTGGCAGCTCTTTTCGGCCAGACCGCGACAGCGCAAGACTATCCGGCGCCGGTCCCGCTGGCCGACGGCGCGCAGGCCAAGATAGAATCGATCGTCAAAGCCGAAGGGCCGCTGCGCATCGCCTATATGCCGCCCGCCACCGAATTCGCCTACTACATCGCCATTGGCGAGGGCATCAAATCGGTCGCCGCGAAGAAGGGCGTTGAGGTATTCATGCTGGCCCCGCAGTCGGGCGCCGACATCAACGGCCAGATGGGCATGATACAGGACGTGCTGACGCAGGACGTCGATGCCATCATCTTCGGCACCCATGACGAAGGCGCCGCCGCGCCGCTGCTGAAGCAGGCAATCGATAAGGGCATCGCCGTTGTGATGATCAACTCCGACATCCCGAACTTCCCCACGCCGATCGATGGCGTGATCGGCTATGCCCAACGTAAGGGCACCCACAAGATTGCGGACTGGGCGACCTCGAAAGTGGGCGACGCGCAGGTCAAGGTCGGCATCATCGAAGGCCAACCCGGCTATCACTCGACCGAGCGTGTCGGCGGCTTCAAAGACGGCATCGACGGCAAGGCCAACCTGGAAATTGTCTCTTCAATCGACGGCAAGTGGAACGTTGAAGGCGGCAATACCGCCGCGATGGATATGCTGCAGGCTCATCCCGAGATCGGCTTGATATTCGCGGCCAATGACAACATGGCGATCGGGGCCTCCTATGCCGCCAAGGCGCTGGGCCGCACCGATCTGCTCATCCTCGGCAACGACGGCGACACCGCCGGGCTTGAAGCGATCGCGGAGAACACCGTTTCCGCCACTGTGAACACGGTGCCCTTCGTGATGGGACAGGTGGCATTGAACGTCACCCTGGATGCGCTCGACCACAAATTCCCGGGCGGCTGGGTCGAAATCCCGACCGAGATCGTCGACAAGGATACGGTCGTTCCGGTGTTGCAGGCGCCCGAGAAGCTCTATCCGCAACCGTCCAAGAAATATTAA
- a CDS encoding SMP-30/gluconolactonase/LRE family protein: MQAELVVDCGNIHGEGILWNPADRRVWWTDIHGQAMWWHDPATGQSGSHALPARLCAFAPRAKGGWIMAFANRVELWSAAMERETVLHEFEPENPHTRLNDGRTDRQGRFIVGGMNEGTGSADSSVIRIDAGSGVEQLIEGVACANSICFSPEGTEMFFTDTTEKTIRLYAYGDSGLGPARVHADMAAEPGLPDGSCVDAEGGVWNAEWEGGQVVRISPAGRITQRIALPVPKATCCAFGGADLSTLFITTSRLMSSPEEVANAPLSGALFASRPGFKGVADAPFAG, from the coding sequence GTGCAGGCCGAACTCGTCGTCGATTGTGGCAACATCCATGGCGAAGGGATTTTGTGGAACCCGGCCGACCGGCGCGTGTGGTGGACCGATATCCACGGGCAGGCGATGTGGTGGCACGACCCCGCCACCGGCCAGAGCGGCAGCCATGCCCTTCCGGCGCGCCTTTGCGCCTTCGCGCCCCGGGCAAAGGGCGGGTGGATCATGGCCTTTGCCAATCGCGTCGAGCTCTGGTCCGCCGCAATGGAGCGCGAAACCGTATTGCACGAATTCGAACCCGAAAACCCACATACCCGCCTGAACGACGGCCGGACCGACCGGCAGGGCCGGTTCATCGTGGGCGGCATGAACGAAGGCACGGGTTCGGCTGACAGCAGCGTCATCCGCATCGATGCGGGCAGCGGTGTGGAGCAACTGATCGAGGGCGTCGCCTGCGCCAACTCGATCTGCTTTTCGCCCGAGGGGACGGAGATGTTCTTCACTGACACGACCGAGAAGACGATCCGCCTCTATGCCTATGGCGACAGCGGGCTTGGTCCCGCTCGCGTCCACGCCGACATGGCAGCCGAGCCAGGCCTGCCGGACGGGTCTTGTGTCGATGCCGAAGGCGGAGTCTGGAATGCCGAATGGGAAGGTGGCCAGGTCGTGCGCATCTCGCCGGCCGGGCGCATCACTCAACGCATAGCGCTGCCCGTGCCCAAGGCTACCTGCTGCGCCTTCGGCGGCGCTGATCTTTCAACGCTGTTTATCACGACATCGCGGCTTATGTCGTCGCCCGAGGAAGTGGCCAATGCGCCGCTTTCCGGGGCGCTCTTCGCAAGCCGTCCGGGTTTCAAAGGGGTCGCTGACGCCCCCTTTGCCGGCTGA